A stretch of Bradyrhizobium sp. CCBAU 53338 DNA encodes these proteins:
- a CDS encoding IS630 family transposase (programmed frameshift), whose protein sequence is MTRPYSEDIRERALARADAGETVRSIAEALQISPSCVTKWKNLRRDTGGLSPGQIGGHKKRVLSDANADWLRKRIRSGPFTLRKLTQELAARGIKTDVRAVWTFVHTEGLSFKKTLLPAEQDRPDVARKRTRWKAHQGRIDVARLVFIDETWIKTNMAPLRGWGPCGQRLQASAPFGHWKTMTFIAALRHNRISAPWVIDGPINGELFTLYVEKVLAPTLAPGEIVILDNLGSHKGKAARQAIRARGAHRIFLPPYSPDLNPIEQVFAKLKHLMRAAETRDVEATWRKVGELLDLFSEQECTNYFKNSGYVSV, encoded by the exons ATGACGCGACCCTATTCTGAAGACATTCGGGAACGGGCTTTGGCGCGAGCTGACGCGGGGGAAACGGTTCGTTCGATTGCAGAGGCGCTACAGATCAGCCCCTCCTGCGTGACGAAGTGGAAGAATCTGAGGCGGGATACCGGAGGCCTGTCACCTGGCCAAATCGGCGGCCACAAGAAACGGGTTCTGTCGGATGCCAACGCCGACTGGCTGCGCAAACGCATTCGCTCGGGGCCATTCACCCTGCGCAAGCTGACGCAGGAACTGGCTGCACGCGGGATCAAGACAGACGTGCGGGCGGTGTGGACTTTTGTTCACACCGAAGGGCTCAGCTTC AAAAAAACGCTTCTACCAGCCGAGCAGGATCGCCCCGACGTCGCCCGTAAGCGGACCCGCTGGAAAGCACATCAAGGCAGGATCGACGTCGCGCGGTTGGTGTTTATCGACGAGACGTGGATCAAAACCAATATGGCACCATTGCGCGGCTGGGGGCCGTGCGGGCAGCGCCTCCAAGCATCTGCACCTTTCGGCCATTGGAAGACAATGACCTTCATCGCGGCGCTGCGTCACAATCGGATCAGCGCGCCTTGGGTGATCGATGGTCCCATCAATGGCGAGCTCTTCACGCTGTACGTCGAGAAGGTGTTGGCACCCACCCTCGCACCGGGCGAGATCGTCATCCTCGACAATCTTGGCAGCCACAAGGGCAAAGCGGCCCGCCAAGCCATCCGCGCCAGAGGCGCTCACCGCATCTTCTTGCCGCCATACAGCCCTGACCTCAACCCGATCGAGCAGGTCTTCGCCAAACTCAAACACCTCATGCGAGCTGCCGAAACTCGTGACGTCGAGGCAACCTGGCGAAAGGTCGGTGAACTCCTCGATCTCTTCTCAGAGCAGGAGTGCACCAACTACTTCAAAAACTCAGGTTACGTTTCCGTATAA
- a CDS encoding fumarylacetoacetate hydrolase family protein yields the protein MTTLTVRDLLPEDGTKGTLVGRVWLPQANGPAVVAVRGDSVFDVTARFPTVSALCEEDHPARALSAVKGERIGDLDAIVANTAPDTRDPKKPWLLAPVDLQTLKAAGVTFAISMLERVIEERAKGNPASAEAIRKEVTRLIGDDLSKLKPGSDQAMHLKQVLIDQNAWSQYLEVGIGPDAEVFTKAPTMSSVGTGMDAGLHPKSTWNNPEPELVLFVSSRGKIVGGALGNDVNLRDFEGRSALLLSKAKDNNASCSIGPLLRLFDDTFTLDDARKLDISLNVKGTDGFVLDGHSSISMISRDPTDLVAQTIGKVHQYPDGFVLFLGTMFAPVKDRDAPGQGFTHKRDDIVTIAAPQLGKLVNRMRTSDECEPWTFGIGALMKNLAQRKLI from the coding sequence ATGACGACTTTGACGGTTAGAGATCTTCTCCCCGAGGATGGAACGAAGGGAACGCTGGTCGGTCGCGTCTGGTTGCCGCAGGCGAACGGTCCGGCCGTTGTCGCCGTGCGAGGCGATAGCGTCTTCGACGTCACCGCAAGGTTTCCGACGGTCAGCGCGCTCTGCGAGGAGGACCATCCGGCCAGGGCGCTTTCCGCGGTCAAGGGCGAGCGCATTGGCGATCTCGACGCCATCGTCGCCAACACGGCCCCCGATACGCGCGATCCGAAGAAGCCTTGGCTGCTCGCGCCGGTCGATCTCCAGACCCTGAAAGCCGCCGGCGTCACCTTCGCGATTTCGATGCTGGAACGCGTGATCGAGGAGAGGGCCAAGGGCAACCCGGCTTCGGCCGAAGCCATTCGCAAGGAAGTGACACGGCTGATCGGCGACGATCTGTCAAAGCTCAAGCCGGGCTCGGACCAGGCGATGCATTTGAAGCAGGTTCTGATCGATCAGAACGCCTGGAGCCAGTATCTCGAAGTCGGCATCGGCCCGGATGCTGAGGTCTTCACCAAGGCGCCGACGATGTCCTCGGTTGGCACCGGCATGGATGCCGGCCTGCATCCGAAATCGACCTGGAATAATCCCGAGCCGGAGCTCGTGCTGTTCGTCTCCAGCCGCGGCAAGATCGTCGGCGGTGCACTCGGCAACGACGTGAATCTACGAGACTTCGAGGGCCGCTCGGCTCTGCTGCTGTCGAAGGCCAAGGACAACAACGCGTCTTGTTCGATTGGTCCGCTGCTGCGCCTCTTCGACGACACCTTCACGCTTGATGATGCGCGCAAGCTCGACATCAGCCTGAACGTGAAAGGCACGGATGGCTTCGTGCTCGACGGTCATTCCTCGATCAGCATGATCAGCCGCGATCCGACCGATCTCGTCGCGCAGACCATCGGCAAAGTGCATCAATACCCTGACGGCTTCGTGCTGTTCCTCGGCACGATGTTCGCGCCGGTCAAGGATCGCGACGCGCCAGGGCAGGGTTTTACGCACAAGCGCGACGACATCGTCACCATCGCGGCGCCCCAGCTCGGCAAGCTGGTCAACCGCATGCGCACCAGCGACGAGTGCGAGCCGTGGACGTTCGGCATCGGCGCGCTGATGAAGAACCTCGCGCAACGGAAGTTGATCTAG
- a CDS encoding ABC transporter permease: MIALLPRRGLAQILALIVILAVDRVVSPQFFDLRLQDGRLFGSLIDVLNRGTPVALLSLGMVLVIATRGIDLSVGAVMAISGAIAASLADSHGLAVVLAAALGAGLLCGLWNGLLVAVLGMQPIVATLILMVAGRGIAQLITEGRIVTFTSPDLVWLGTGAILGVPVPVAIALGMLVLTGAVVRGSALGLLIEATGGNARASELAGVGTRAMILAVYVWCGVCAALAGVIAAADIMGADANNAGLWLELDAILAVVIGGTSLFGGRFSLVLAVLGALIIQTMNTGILLSGYPPEFNLLVKAVVVLAVLLLQSPKLPGLAGIMTRLRRTKP; encoded by the coding sequence ATGATCGCGCTGTTGCCGCGCCGCGGCCTTGCCCAGATACTGGCCTTGATCGTCATCCTTGCCGTTGACCGCGTGGTGTCGCCGCAATTCTTCGACCTGCGCCTCCAGGACGGCCGCTTGTTCGGCAGTCTCATTGACGTGCTCAACCGCGGCACGCCCGTGGCGCTGCTCTCGCTCGGCATGGTGCTGGTGATCGCGACGCGCGGCATCGACCTCTCGGTCGGCGCGGTGATGGCGATCAGCGGCGCGATTGCCGCGAGCCTCGCCGACAGCCATGGCCTTGCAGTGGTGCTGGCGGCGGCGCTCGGCGCGGGTTTGCTCTGCGGTTTGTGGAATGGCCTCCTCGTCGCCGTGCTCGGGATGCAGCCGATCGTGGCGACGCTGATCCTGATGGTGGCCGGGCGCGGCATCGCCCAGCTCATCACAGAGGGGCGCATCGTGACCTTCACCTCGCCGGACCTGGTATGGCTCGGCACCGGCGCCATTCTCGGCGTGCCGGTGCCGGTCGCGATTGCGCTCGGCATGCTGGTCCTCACCGGTGCGGTGGTGCGCGGCTCCGCGCTCGGGCTTCTGATCGAGGCCACCGGCGGTAACGCGCGGGCGAGCGAGCTTGCCGGCGTCGGCACGCGCGCAATGATCCTGGCGGTCTATGTCTGGTGCGGCGTCTGCGCTGCGCTCGCCGGCGTGATCGCGGCAGCCGACATCATGGGCGCGGATGCCAACAATGCCGGCCTCTGGCTCGAACTCGATGCCATCCTTGCGGTGGTGATCGGCGGCACTTCGCTGTTCGGTGGACGCTTCAGCCTTGTCCTGGCGGTGCTTGGTGCGCTGATCATCCAGACCATGAACACAGGCATTTTGTTGTCCGGCTATCCACCGGAGTTCAATTTGCTGGTCAAGGCCGTGGTGGTGCTCGCGGTGCTGCTGCTGCAATCGCCGAAATTGCCCGGCCTTGCCGGCATCATGACGCGGCTGCGGAGGACGAAACCGTGA
- the ytfQ gene encoding galactofuranose ABC transporter, galactofuranose-binding protein YtfQ, which yields MTLKALFAASATAALLLALPANAAELTIGFSQIGSESGWRAAETSVSKQEAAKRKVNLKIADAQQKQENQIKAIRSFIAQNVDAIFLAPVVSTGWDAVLKEAKEAKIPVVLLDRDIDPSGKDLYLTAVTSDSVHEGEVAGDWLAKTVGDKACNIVELQGTVGASVAANRKKGFDTAIAKHANLKVVRSQTGDFTRAKGKEVMESFIKAEGGGKNICAVYAHNDDMMVGAIQAMKEAGLKPGKDILTVSIDAVPDIFKAMAAGEANATVELTPNMAGPALDAIAAFKGKGTVPPKWIQTESKLYTAADDPQKIYDSKKGLGY from the coding sequence ATGACCCTCAAAGCCCTTTTTGCGGCCAGCGCCACGGCCGCATTGTTGCTCGCGCTGCCGGCCAATGCAGCCGAGCTCACCATCGGCTTCTCGCAGATCGGATCTGAATCCGGCTGGCGCGCAGCCGAGACCTCGGTCTCCAAGCAGGAGGCCGCCAAGCGCAAGGTCAATCTCAAGATCGCCGACGCGCAGCAGAAGCAGGAAAACCAGATCAAGGCGATCCGCTCCTTCATCGCGCAGAACGTCGATGCGATCTTTCTCGCGCCCGTGGTCTCGACCGGTTGGGACGCCGTGCTGAAGGAGGCCAAGGAAGCCAAGATCCCGGTCGTGCTGCTCGACCGCGACATCGATCCATCGGGCAAGGACCTCTATCTCACCGCCGTCACCTCGGACAGCGTGCACGAAGGCGAGGTCGCCGGGGACTGGCTGGCCAAGACCGTCGGCGACAAGGCCTGCAACATCGTCGAATTGCAGGGCACGGTCGGCGCGAGCGTCGCCGCCAACCGCAAGAAGGGCTTTGACACCGCCATCGCCAAGCACGCCAATCTCAAGGTCGTGCGCAGCCAGACGGGTGACTTCACCCGCGCCAAGGGCAAGGAAGTCATGGAGAGCTTCATCAAGGCCGAAGGCGGCGGCAAGAACATCTGCGCGGTTTACGCCCACAACGACGACATGATGGTCGGCGCAATCCAGGCGATGAAGGAAGCCGGCCTCAAGCCCGGCAAGGACATCCTCACCGTCTCGATCGACGCGGTCCCCGATATCTTCAAGGCGATGGCCGCCGGCGAAGCCAATGCGACGGTTGAACTGACGCCGAACATGGCGGGCCCGGCGCTCGATGCCATCGCGGCCTTCAAGGGCAAAGGCACGGTTCCGCCGAAGTGGATCCAGACCGAATCCAAGCTCTACACCGCCGCCGACGATCCGCAGAAGATCTACGACAGCAAGAAGGGCCTCGGTTACTGA
- a CDS encoding HEAT repeat domain-containing protein: MSSPFESYDDLEDADERLQAADPAERRVAIIALGHSGDPAAVAHLANMVADPDAGVRQQVAMALGEFDGPEAASALVKLLVDPERIVAAAAADSMAEFKDPACADVILPLVKHAHAFVRMGALRALKELRRKDTLKPALEALQDPDAAVRVQAIGVIGFLKLEESIPALTALINDPDAHVRRAAVSALAFSQMKPAAETITRALKDGDWMVREMAAETLGLNVNGSIAADQLIGALTDEFWQVRLKAIRSLGKMKVERAVRPIGNCVNHEQANLRKEAAAALGEIAHPDGEAFLAVIADDADPDVRKNARWALQQIAARKARAGA; this comes from the coding sequence ATGTCGAGCCCGTTCGAATCCTACGACGATCTCGAAGATGCCGACGAGCGGCTCCAGGCCGCCGATCCCGCTGAGCGGCGCGTCGCCATCATCGCGCTCGGCCATTCCGGCGATCCCGCGGCCGTTGCGCATCTCGCCAATATGGTCGCTGATCCCGATGCCGGCGTGCGCCAGCAGGTCGCAATGGCGCTCGGCGAGTTTGATGGGCCGGAAGCGGCGAGCGCACTGGTGAAACTGCTGGTCGACCCCGAAAGGATCGTCGCCGCGGCGGCGGCGGACAGCATGGCCGAGTTCAAGGACCCGGCCTGCGCCGATGTCATCCTGCCTCTCGTCAAGCACGCCCATGCCTTCGTCCGTATGGGTGCGCTGCGCGCGCTGAAGGAGCTGCGCCGCAAGGACACGTTGAAGCCTGCGCTGGAAGCGCTTCAAGATCCCGATGCCGCGGTGCGCGTGCAGGCGATCGGTGTGATCGGCTTTCTGAAGCTGGAAGAATCCATCCCCGCGCTGACTGCGCTGATCAACGATCCTGACGCTCATGTCCGGCGTGCCGCCGTGAGTGCGCTGGCATTCTCGCAGATGAAGCCTGCGGCCGAGACGATCACCCGCGCGCTCAAGGACGGCGACTGGATGGTCCGCGAGATGGCCGCTGAGACGCTCGGCCTGAACGTCAATGGATCGATCGCGGCCGACCAGTTGATCGGCGCACTCACGGACGAGTTCTGGCAGGTGCGGCTGAAGGCGATCCGCAGCCTCGGCAAGATGAAGGTCGAGCGCGCGGTTCGCCCAATCGGCAATTGCGTCAACCACGAACAGGCCAATTTGCGCAAAGAGGCGGCGGCCGCACTCGGCGAGATCGCTCATCCCGACGGCGAGGCATTTTTGGCCGTCATTGCCGACGATGCCGATCCCGATGTCCGCAAGAACGCGCGCTGGGCGCTCCAGCAGATCGCGGCCCGCAAGGCGCGCGCAGGCGCATAA
- a CDS encoding sugar ABC transporter ATP-binding protein, whose amino-acid sequence MENSLDPAPPILEVRGISKSFGAVRALQEVDFTLRAGEIHALLGENGAGKSTLIKVVTGVFPRDAGVIRLGGEEVAPRSAKAAVQAGIATVYQEVNLLPNLSVAQNLFLDRQPMRFGLVREGEMRRRAEKLLSDFGLDIDVSAPLGNYSVAIQHVAAIARAVDLSARVLILDEPTASLDRHEVDILFRIMRQLAERGIGIVFVSHFLDQVYEISDRITVLRNGRLVGEREIASLPRLELIRMMLGRELAETTNARAAAAEQKAREVCASFENYGKAGYVAPFNLELHHGEVVGLAGLLGSGRTETARLVFGAERADGGQARVEGAPVRLQSPRDGVRHGFGYCPEERKTDGIVAELTVRENIVLALQAKRGLHRPLARREQDELAKRYVKMLDIRPPDPERPVGLLSGGNQQKVLLARWLATAPRLLVLDEPTRGIDVGAHAEIIRLIRELCDDGLALLVISSELDEIVTYSDRVVVLRDRAHVEELGGEAIDVTNILAAIAADGAAMQEAHA is encoded by the coding sequence ATGGAGAACAGCCTTGATCCTGCTCCGCCCATCCTTGAGGTGCGCGGGATCAGCAAGAGCTTTGGTGCGGTGCGCGCGTTGCAGGAGGTCGACTTCACGCTTCGCGCCGGCGAGATCCATGCGCTGCTCGGTGAGAACGGCGCTGGCAAATCCACGCTGATCAAAGTCGTGACCGGCGTGTTCCCGCGCGATGCCGGGGTGATCAGGCTGGGCGGCGAAGAGGTCGCGCCGCGTTCGGCCAAGGCGGCGGTACAGGCCGGCATTGCCACCGTCTACCAGGAAGTCAATCTTCTGCCGAACCTCTCGGTGGCACAGAATCTATTTCTCGATCGCCAGCCGATGCGCTTCGGCCTCGTGCGCGAGGGCGAGATGCGCCGCCGCGCAGAAAAACTGCTCTCGGATTTCGGCCTCGACATCGATGTCTCTGCGCCCCTCGGCAATTATTCGGTGGCGATACAACACGTGGCCGCGATAGCGCGGGCCGTCGATCTTTCCGCGCGGGTGTTGATCCTGGACGAGCCAACCGCGAGCCTCGACCGTCACGAGGTCGATATCCTTTTCCGCATCATGCGCCAGCTGGCCGAGCGCGGCATCGGTATCGTCTTCGTCAGTCATTTCCTCGACCAGGTTTACGAGATATCCGATCGCATCACAGTCTTGCGCAACGGCCGCCTGGTCGGCGAGCGCGAGATTGCCTCGCTGCCGCGGCTCGAACTGATCCGGATGATGCTCGGCCGAGAGCTCGCCGAGACCACCAACGCTCGGGCTGCGGCCGCCGAGCAGAAGGCGCGCGAGGTTTGCGCCAGCTTCGAGAACTACGGCAAGGCCGGCTATGTCGCGCCGTTCAATCTCGAGCTGCACCACGGCGAGGTCGTCGGCCTTGCCGGGTTGCTCGGCTCGGGGCGGACCGAAACGGCGCGGCTGGTGTTCGGCGCCGAGCGCGCCGATGGCGGGCAGGCGAGGGTGGAGGGCGCCCCCGTGCGGCTTCAGTCGCCACGTGACGGCGTGCGCCACGGCTTCGGTTATTGCCCGGAGGAGCGCAAGACCGACGGCATCGTCGCCGAGCTCACCGTTCGCGAGAACATCGTGCTCGCGCTTCAGGCCAAGCGAGGACTGCATCGGCCGCTGGCGCGTCGCGAGCAGGACGAGCTTGCGAAACGCTACGTCAAGATGCTCGACATCCGTCCCCCTGATCCCGAGCGCCCGGTGGGTCTGCTCTCCGGCGGCAACCAGCAAAAGGTGCTGCTGGCGCGCTGGCTCGCAACCGCCCCGCGGCTCCTCGTGCTCGACGAGCCCACCCGCGGCATCGATGTCGGCGCGCATGCCGAGATCATCCGCCTGATCCGCGAGCTCTGCGACGACGGGCTGGCACTGCTGGTGATCTCCTCGGAGCTCGACGAGATCGTGACCTATTCCGACCGCGTGGTCGTGTTGCGCGATCGCGCCCATGTCGAGGAGCTCGGGGGCGAGGCGATCGATGTCACCAACATTCTCGCTGCCATCGCCGCCGACGGGGCAGCGATGCAAGAGGCCCACGCATGA